From the Quercus lobata isolate SW786 chromosome 6, ValleyOak3.0 Primary Assembly, whole genome shotgun sequence genome, one window contains:
- the LOC115949934 gene encoding uncharacterized protein K02A2.6-like: MDYFIKWTEVEALANIRDVEVKKFLWRNIVMRFGVSDSLVFDNGPQFNSKAFCEFCSDFGIKNKYSTPAYPQSNGQAEAINKTIMNGLNFNKMIMNGLKKRLEGTKGKWAEELPIVLWAYQTTLIRSTGETPFFLTYGVEAVIPAEINLCSAQVIGFAPTRRYNRDAIS; the protein is encoded by the coding sequence ATGGATTACTTCATCAAATGGACGGAAGTTGAGGCATTGGCTAATATTCGAGACGTAGAAGTTAAGAAGTTTCTGTGGAGAAATATAGTCATGAGATTTGGGGTGTCGGACTCTCTCGTATTTGATAATGGGCCGCAGTTCAATAGTAAAGCCTTCTGCGAGTTTTGCAGTGATTTTGGCATCAAGAACAAATACTCCACCCCGGCCTACCCTCAgagcaacggccaagctgaagccaTCAACAAAACGATTATGAATGGATTAAACTTCAACAAAATGATTATGAATGGATTAAAGAAAAGATTGGAAGGAACAAAGGGCAAGTGGGCTGAGGAGCTGCCAATTGTTCTATGGGCATACCAAACAACCCTTATAAGGTCCACAGGAGAAACTCCATTCTTCCTAACTTACGGGGTGGAGGCTGTTATACCAGCGGAGATAAACCTATGTAGCGCACAGGTTATAGGGTTTGCCCCTACCCGGCGGTATAACCGAGATGCGATTTCATGA